One region of Sulfurisphaera ohwakuensis genomic DNA includes:
- the pyk gene encoding pyruvate kinase, with product MFRKTKIIATLGPSSENHIDELVKYVDVIRLNFAHGDKEQHEKYFNLVKNRVPILVDLPGPKLRIGDLGKNMIILKPGDTIEFGTQIPVDDILFFKLIRKGSEVLISDGRIRVKIIEVGKNYAKGLVEEGGILTSRKGINIPDSEVPVGLTDRDLELLKHALEMGTTFIGLSFVTSPEEIRKVKEIVKDLAWIIAKIEKKSALKNLKEIIKEADGVMVARGDLGVEVGLANLPQTQRRIVRLARLYGKPVILATQVLESMVTSPIPTRAEVIDVANSIIQGVDAIMLSDETAMGQYPIDAVRTLHELILSVERSFKPRPPPPLKNIDDAIAYSAVSASNLASSSGIVVYTRTGASALRISRLRPVVPIIVLTQNQRVYKRLKLCYGIYSFISEELNSLDNIVEKSKNVARQVGLKNTIIIIAGGVEEGSTRFLKVEEI from the coding sequence ATGTTTAGGAAGACCAAAATTATCGCGACTTTGGGACCTAGTAGCGAAAATCATATTGATGAATTAGTAAAGTATGTAGACGTAATAAGGTTAAATTTCGCGCATGGAGATAAAGAACAGCATGAAAAGTACTTTAATCTAGTAAAAAATAGAGTTCCTATTCTAGTAGATTTACCTGGACCAAAACTCAGAATTGGTGATTTAGGAAAAAATATGATAATACTTAAACCTGGAGATACTATAGAATTTGGAACTCAAATCCCTGTAGATGATATTTTATTCTTTAAACTTATCAGAAAAGGTTCAGAGGTACTAATATCTGATGGAAGAATTAGAGTAAAAATAATAGAGGTTGGAAAAAATTACGCCAAGGGATTAGTAGAAGAAGGAGGTATTTTAACATCCAGAAAGGGTATAAACATCCCAGATTCTGAAGTACCAGTAGGATTGACTGATAGGGATTTAGAGTTACTAAAACATGCCTTAGAAATGGGTACAACATTTATTGGTCTTTCATTTGTAACTTCACCAGAGGAGATTAGAAAAGTTAAAGAAATTGTTAAAGACCTAGCTTGGATAATAGCTAAAATAGAGAAAAAATCTGCGCTAAAGAACTTAAAAGAAATAATAAAGGAAGCTGATGGTGTAATGGTTGCTAGAGGTGATTTAGGAGTAGAAGTAGGTTTAGCTAATTTACCACAAACTCAAAGAAGAATTGTTAGGCTAGCTAGATTATATGGTAAGCCCGTAATTTTAGCCACACAAGTGCTTGAGTCAATGGTTACTTCTCCAATTCCAACTAGAGCTGAAGTGATTGATGTTGCAAATTCAATAATTCAAGGCGTTGATGCGATAATGCTTAGTGATGAAACTGCAATGGGCCAATATCCTATAGATGCTGTAAGGACTTTACATGAGCTAATATTGAGTGTTGAGAGATCTTTTAAACCCAGACCTCCACCACCATTAAAAAATATAGATGATGCAATAGCATATTCAGCTGTATCTGCTTCAAATCTGGCTTCTTCATCTGGTATAGTAGTTTATACTAGGACTGGTGCTTCAGCACTAAGGATATCTAGGTTAAGACCAGTAGTTCCAATAATAGTGTTAACTCAAAATCAAAGAGTCTATAAGAGACTAAAACTTTGCTATGGAATTTACTCTTTTATTTCAGAAGAATTAAATAGTCTAGATAATATTGTTGAAAAGAGCAAAAATGTAGCTAGACAAGTAGGTTTAAAGAACACTATAATAATAATTGCTGGTGGAGTAGAAGAAGGGTCAACTAGATTTTTAAAGGTTGAGGAGATCTAG
- a CDS encoding DUF2299 domain-containing protein, which translates to MNDEEIEKIMKDLGLMIRKPPEAKEYFHIATSPPQGFPVVDIIRINKDSPFYLVTMGILIHPNHKSAIGNMKEEERREFLGSLVEDLLKMSVDIAILPPNSEVPEIIQVSKIVYSEGLTANEFLDAYYTVRNAGIYVINRINRKFGNTASRRGTSPYV; encoded by the coding sequence ATGAATGATGAGGAAATAGAAAAGATTATGAAAGATTTGGGCTTAATGATCAGGAAACCTCCAGAGGCAAAGGAATATTTTCATATTGCTACTTCTCCTCCTCAAGGTTTTCCAGTTGTTGATATTATTAGAATAAATAAGGACTCACCTTTTTATCTCGTTACAATGGGCATACTAATTCATCCTAATCATAAATCTGCAATAGGAAACATGAAAGAAGAAGAAAGAAGAGAATTTCTAGGTAGTCTTGTAGAAGATCTTCTAAAAATGAGCGTTGATATAGCAATACTTCCACCTAATTCTGAAGTTCCAGAAATTATTCAGGTTTCAAAGATAGTTTATTCGGAAGGATTAACCGCAAATGAATTCTTAGACGCTTACTATACAGTGAGAAATGCTGGAATATATGTTATTAATAGAATAAATAGAAAATTCGGAAATACAGCATCTAGGAGAGGTACATCGCCATATGTTTAG
- a CDS encoding class I SAM-dependent methyltransferase: MSEKEKVKNAYEHIVHRRKPVPYLSLIKGKIVGDIGCGSGQNCLTLKSRFVICLDIALRQLIEARKKGCDNLVQADMEYLPFRDNTFDSLLYIASLHHLKDPSLALKECYRCLKSEGEVLVTVWLVQPRFFFRRNVFLRSRINNLVVERYYHLYFPWELRRVMTKQGFFPVKTFLYRVNSLLPNNELFYGIKKV; encoded by the coding sequence GTGAGTGAGAAGGAAAAAGTAAAGAACGCCTATGAACATATTGTACATAGGCGAAAGCCTGTTCCATATCTCTCGTTAATAAAGGGAAAAATAGTTGGTGATATTGGTTGTGGCTCTGGTCAGAACTGTTTAACATTAAAATCACGTTTTGTTATTTGTCTAGATATTGCTTTAAGGCAATTAATTGAGGCTAGAAAAAAGGGTTGTGATAATTTAGTTCAGGCTGATATGGAGTATTTGCCTTTTAGAGATAACACGTTTGACTCCTTACTTTATATAGCTTCATTACATCATTTAAAAGATCCTTCATTAGCACTAAAAGAATGTTATCGATGCTTAAAAAGTGAAGGTGAGGTTTTAGTTACCGTCTGGTTAGTTCAACCAAGATTCTTTTTCAGACGAAATGTGTTTCTGAGAAGTAGGATTAATAACCTTGTAGTAGAGAGATATTATCATCTTTATTTCCCATGGGAGTTAAGAAGAGTGATGACAAAGCAGGGGTTTTTCCCAGTTAAGACTTTCCTATATAGGGTAAATTCTCTATTACCAAATAATGAATTATTTTATGGTATAAAAAAAGTTTAG
- a CDS encoding AIR synthase family protein gives MRLGKIDEKIFSEIIYPNLGKRHKEVIVEPQSGVDTGAIDLGDGRVLVVKSDPVFIVPQFGFKKAAWFAVHILASDVMTSGIPPKYALIDLNLPPKIRDEEFKEMWLGIHEALNEINVMVVGGHTGVYEGTDYPMVGGFSMIGIGEKEKLGTPSKVRIGDSIIITKGPAIEATGLLVNLYPEYFRERLPQDIFKEAYDMYWKMSCWKDGLIASNVGIHLMHDATEGGVWNALVEIAMVTKKELRIYEDKLFINRAVKEVTSLVNIDPWSSISEGTMIIISDKGEKIVEALKREGIESAIVGEVKEGEGVTLVKKDGSKQRIEKPTEDPFWRVFFELSKKA, from the coding sequence ATGAGACTAGGAAAGATTGATGAGAAAATCTTTTCTGAAATAATTTATCCCAATTTAGGGAAAAGACATAAGGAAGTTATTGTTGAACCCCAAAGTGGTGTAGATACTGGTGCTATTGATTTAGGTGATGGCAGAGTTTTAGTTGTAAAATCGGATCCAGTATTTATAGTTCCCCAATTTGGGTTTAAGAAAGCTGCCTGGTTCGCTGTTCATATTTTAGCAAGCGATGTTATGACTTCCGGAATTCCTCCTAAATACGCATTAATTGACTTAAACTTACCTCCTAAGATCAGAGATGAAGAATTCAAGGAAATGTGGTTAGGAATTCATGAAGCCCTAAATGAGATAAATGTAATGGTAGTAGGTGGGCATACTGGTGTATATGAAGGGACAGATTATCCCATGGTTGGAGGGTTTAGTATGATTGGTATTGGCGAAAAAGAAAAGCTAGGTACCCCATCAAAGGTTAGAATAGGTGATTCAATTATAATTACTAAAGGACCAGCAATTGAAGCTACTGGACTTTTAGTTAATCTTTATCCCGAGTATTTCAGGGAGAGACTTCCTCAAGATATATTTAAAGAAGCTTATGACATGTATTGGAAGATGAGCTGTTGGAAAGATGGTTTAATTGCCTCAAATGTTGGAATTCATTTGATGCATGATGCAACTGAGGGTGGAGTATGGAATGCATTAGTAGAAATCGCTATGGTTACGAAGAAAGAATTAAGAATTTATGAGGATAAGCTTTTCATAAACAGAGCTGTTAAAGAAGTAACATCGTTAGTTAATATAGATCCTTGGTCTTCAATAAGTGAAGGCACAATGATTATAATAAGTGATAAGGGCGAGAAAATTGTTGAAGCATTAAAGAGAGAAGGAATAGAAAGTGCTATTGTTGGTGAAGTTAAAGAAGGTGAAGGAGTTACATTAGTTAAGAAAGATGGTAGTAAGCAGAGAATAGAAAAACCTACAGAAGATCCGTTTTGGAGAGTATTCTTTGAATTGTCAAAAAAGGCTTAA
- a CDS encoding MoaD/ThiS family protein: MKVTVQLVRENKEIVVELPEKATVKDLLKKIGYRVQGSVVVKDGLPIVEDERLNDGDKVQVFLAASGG; the protein is encoded by the coding sequence GTGAAAGTAACTGTACAATTGGTAAGAGAAAATAAGGAGATTGTTGTTGAACTGCCAGAGAAAGCTACTGTAAAGGATTTGCTTAAAAAGATCGGATATAGAGTTCAAGGTAGTGTTGTTGTAAAAGATGGTTTACCAATAGTTGAGGATGAAAGATTAAATGATGGTGATAAAGTTCAAGTTTTCTTAGCAGCTTCAGGTGGATGA
- a CDS encoding FAD-dependent oxidoreductase, translated as MKVGIVGGGIVGLFTAYYLLKEEAEVTIFEKDFLGSGSIHAAGLIEPYRFDRINTTGMIIKMLKYMSKRVTSLKSLNKAWVIELFKNLDKEPPSEAWETIREMALFSLKEYKRLAEEKNDFDYEESGLLEIYSDEKELEKGIIEEKKSPFRPKFEIMEIKGFAGGIYFPELSKVDTHKFIDRITKEIKDAKVVNVSVDKVSKDGKVYYAGKEEKFDKVVLSAGVWLKNIGLPITAFKGYGYRVKGEMKVNYPSVLAELGVAVVKNSDFIKITGGFDGDFSTDSSRAEIFLNYAKSLVNISYVYDLYMGYRPCSPDGFPVIGKIGNVVISTGACRLGWSYAPSMGNMTSDLVLDRKNDFGYLSRFIGGRNLSL; from the coding sequence TTGAAAGTCGGAATCGTAGGAGGAGGAATTGTAGGCTTATTTACAGCTTATTATTTGCTGAAAGAGGAAGCGGAAGTCACAATATTTGAAAAAGATTTCTTAGGTAGCGGATCAATTCATGCGGCCGGCCTAATTGAACCATATAGGTTTGATAGAATAAACACTACTGGTATGATTATTAAGATGCTTAAGTATATGAGTAAAAGAGTTACATCGCTAAAAAGCCTAAATAAGGCATGGGTAATAGAATTATTTAAGAACTTAGATAAAGAACCGCCTTCTGAAGCTTGGGAAACTATAAGAGAAATGGCTTTATTCTCTTTGAAAGAATATAAGAGGTTAGCTGAAGAAAAGAATGATTTCGATTATGAGGAATCTGGGCTATTAGAAATTTACTCCGATGAGAAAGAGCTCGAGAAAGGAATTATTGAGGAGAAAAAGAGTCCCTTTAGACCTAAGTTTGAGATTATGGAAATTAAAGGCTTTGCTGGCGGTATTTATTTTCCAGAGTTATCAAAAGTTGATACTCATAAATTTATTGATAGGATTACAAAGGAGATTAAGGATGCAAAAGTAGTTAATGTAAGCGTAGATAAAGTATCTAAGGATGGAAAAGTATATTACGCTGGGAAAGAGGAGAAATTCGATAAAGTTGTTTTATCTGCTGGAGTATGGTTAAAGAATATAGGTTTACCTATAACTGCATTTAAAGGTTATGGTTATAGAGTTAAAGGTGAAATGAAAGTGAATTACCCTTCAGTCTTAGCTGAATTAGGCGTTGCAGTAGTAAAAAACTCTGACTTTATTAAGATTACTGGTGGTTTTGACGGCGATTTTTCTACAGACTCTTCTAGGGCTGAAATATTTCTAAACTATGCTAAATCTCTAGTTAACATAAGTTATGTTTACGATTTATATATGGGCTATAGACCTTGCTCTCCTGATGGTTTTCCAGTTATTGGTAAAATAGGAAACGTTGTAATATCTACTGGTGCTTGTAGACTTGGCTGGAGTTATGCCCCATCAATGGGAAACATGACTTCCGATTTAGTTTTAGATAGAAAAAATGACTTCGGTTATCTATCTCGATTTATAGGTGGAAGAAATTTAAGCCTTTGA
- a CDS encoding DUF1955 domain-containing protein → MTIVKSEIIRKLMDAKKFLLDGYIDEGVKIVLEITKSSTKSEYNWFICNLLESIDCRYMFQVLDKIGSYFDLDKCQNLKSVVECGVINNTLNEHVNKALDILVSQGKRDKLEEIGREILKNNDVSASILVAIANALRRVGDERDATTLLIEACKKGEKEACNAVNTLTVRSVM, encoded by the coding sequence ATGACTATAGTTAAATCCGAAATAATTCGTAAACTAATGGATGCGAAGAAATTTCTTTTAGACGGGTATATAGATGAAGGTGTTAAAATTGTTCTTGAAATTACTAAATCATCAACTAAGAGTGAATACAATTGGTTCATTTGCAACTTACTTGAAAGCATTGATTGCAGATACATGTTCCAAGTATTGGATAAAATAGGAAGTTACTTTGACTTAGATAAGTGCCAAAACTTAAAGAGCGTTGTAGAATGCGGTGTGATAAACAATACTCTAAATGAGCACGTCAATAAGGCATTAGATATATTAGTAAGCCAGGGAAAACGCGATAAACTAGAGGAAATAGGAAGGGAGATACTAAAGAACAATGATGTAAGTGCTTCTATTTTAGTTGCTATTGCTAATGCATTGAGAAGAGTAGGGGATGAAAGAGATGCAACTACCCTATTGATAGAGGCATGTAAAAAGGGAGAAAAAGAAGCCTGTAATGCTGTGAACACTCTTACAGTAAGAAGCGTCATGTGA
- a CDS encoding MBL fold metallo-hydrolase, whose translation MIFRQIISPTGGCITYIFGCSEAGELFVIDPKYEHINEIIKLAEDLGDMKIAYIIDTHTHADHISGARKLQSLTNANVYYHEESKVNFPVERLKDGEEIKAGNVKIKIIHTPGHTPDSISILIYDRRRDESWSEPWAVLTGDTLFVGTVGRIDIGGEDSAEKLYYSLSKLKDLPDYVEIYPAHTSGSVCGYGISGKPSSTIGFEKKFNQLFKINDKNEFIRRITSISLNKPKHFDENIKINIIGIL comes from the coding sequence ATGATATTTAGACAAATTATAAGCCCTACAGGAGGATGTATAACGTACATTTTTGGCTGTAGTGAAGCTGGAGAACTTTTTGTTATAGACCCTAAATATGAACATATTAATGAAATTATAAAATTGGCTGAAGATCTTGGAGATATGAAAATTGCATACATAATTGATACACATACTCATGCAGATCATATATCTGGAGCAAGAAAATTACAATCCCTTACTAATGCTAATGTATACTACCATGAGGAGTCTAAAGTTAATTTTCCGGTTGAGAGACTTAAAGACGGTGAGGAAATAAAGGCTGGTAATGTCAAAATAAAAATTATTCATACTCCTGGACACACACCAGATAGTATCTCTATTTTAATTTATGATAGAAGAAGGGATGAAAGCTGGAGTGAACCTTGGGCTGTATTAACTGGTGATACACTTTTTGTAGGCACTGTTGGGAGAATCGATATAGGTGGTGAAGATTCAGCAGAAAAACTATACTATAGTCTAAGTAAGTTGAAAGATCTACCAGATTATGTAGAAATCTATCCAGCACATACTTCTGGATCTGTTTGTGGGTATGGAATTAGTGGTAAACCAAGTTCTACAATAGGTTTTGAAAAGAAGTTTAATCAATTATTTAAAATAAATGATAAGAATGAATTTATAAGAAGAATTACTAGTATCTCTTTGAATAAACCTAAGCATTTTGATGAAAATATTAAAATAAATATAATTGGAATACTGTGA
- a CDS encoding TrmB family transcriptional regulator, producing MSGELETTLMKLGFSLYEAKVYSALLSLCNSTMREISEKSGVPYQKVYDVIKSLENKGLVRIIEGRPKKVKIIDPSFALKIYRDKIVNEMDNYIKIIISFWNERRENETERSLHVKGIKTIIRLIKDLANKSNKIDIVYDNLPDWLIKILKNFNGNLTVVTSSNNLNLHGKIKIDNVKSRFIIFDDSLLVTFNGNDEIIIDSCKGCVIQAKEHFELLTYKSE from the coding sequence ATGAGTGGTGAATTAGAGACAACTTTAATGAAACTGGGATTTTCACTTTATGAGGCTAAAGTATATTCTGCTTTATTATCCCTATGCAATTCTACTATGAGAGAGATCTCTGAGAAATCTGGAGTTCCGTATCAGAAAGTTTATGATGTAATTAAGTCTCTAGAGAATAAAGGTTTAGTTAGGATAATTGAAGGAAGACCTAAAAAGGTAAAAATAATAGATCCATCTTTTGCATTAAAAATTTACAGAGATAAAATTGTTAATGAGATGGATAATTATATTAAAATAATAATATCTTTTTGGAATGAGAGAAGAGAAAACGAGACAGAGCGTAGTTTGCATGTTAAAGGTATTAAAACCATTATTCGCCTAATTAAAGATCTTGCTAATAAGAGTAATAAAATTGATATTGTCTATGATAATTTACCAGATTGGTTAATAAAAATTTTAAAAAATTTTAATGGAAATTTAACTGTAGTTACGTCATCTAATAATTTAAATTTACATGGAAAGATAAAGATAGATAACGTAAAGTCTCGATTTATAATTTTTGATGATTCCTTATTAGTAACATTTAACGGTAATGATGAAATAATAATAGACTCTTGTAAAGGGTGTGTTATTCAAGCTAAGGAACATTTTGAATTATTAACTTATAAAAGTGAATAA
- a CDS encoding MFS transporter — MNKHFLLFTILVFFTGLYLGTLRIDIPEFEKQLHIPLELSVLLPLIFFGFIKGSCNYIAGRLSDKLGRKKLLIIGWIVAIFSIPLLFLLNIYTIIIISILLAINQALTWTTTVTSQIDISGKLRAGLATGINEMSGYLGVSIGSLLASYIFKISFVILLITSILAVILSYTVMETKTLIRENNENIKIKWIPITRISIAGLLEKFVDSSFFILIPTYLLLQHYSLTLVGLIVSSYAFVWSLSQPLFGYLADLYSRKFILILGFILMFLGFIHYSSYPMLFSVIEGIGMGMIYPNLIAAVNDIINEKVRGKALGYYRLYRDSGYGIAGIVIPLLYILLGFNKTLLVIGILQLLSLILIL, encoded by the coding sequence ATGAATAAGCACTTTTTGTTATTCACAATTTTAGTTTTCTTTACGGGATTATACTTAGGAACTCTAAGAATAGATATACCAGAATTCGAAAAACAACTTCACATTCCGTTAGAGCTAAGTGTTCTCTTACCATTAATCTTTTTCGGATTTATAAAAGGATCTTGCAATTATATAGCGGGAAGACTTTCTGACAAATTAGGAAGAAAAAAACTACTTATAATAGGTTGGATTGTAGCAATATTCTCAATACCCTTATTATTTCTACTCAACATTTATACAATTATAATTATTTCTATCTTGTTAGCAATAAATCAAGCATTAACATGGACAACAACAGTAACTTCCCAAATTGATATATCTGGTAAATTAAGGGCTGGATTAGCTACTGGAATTAACGAAATGTCTGGTTATCTAGGAGTTTCAATAGGAAGCTTACTTGCTAGTTACATATTTAAAATAAGCTTTGTAATTCTTTTAATCACATCTATTCTAGCAGTCATACTTTCATACACGGTAATGGAAACTAAAACACTAATTAGGGAAAATAATGAAAATATAAAGATAAAATGGATTCCTATAACAAGAATCAGTATTGCTGGATTATTAGAGAAATTTGTTGATTCCTCATTTTTTATACTAATTCCTACTTACTTACTCTTACAGCATTATTCCTTAACTTTAGTGGGACTAATAGTATCAAGTTATGCTTTTGTATGGTCACTTTCACAACCATTGTTTGGGTATTTAGCAGATCTATATAGTAGGAAATTTATATTAATCTTAGGATTTATATTAATGTTCTTAGGATTTATCCATTATTCATCTTATCCAATGTTATTTTCAGTAATAGAAGGAATAGGGATGGGAATGATTTATCCAAATTTAATAGCTGCTGTAAATGACATAATTAACGAAAAGGTAAGGGGAAAAGCCTTAGGTTATTACAGACTTTATAGGGATTCTGGTTATGGAATTGCTGGTATAGTAATACCATTACTTTACATACTACTTGGTTTCAATAAAACTTTACTGGTTATAGGAATTTTACAACTTCTTTCATTAATCTTAATACTCTAA
- a CDS encoding dCTP deaminase gives MILSHQSIKNLLGKVILNYSEENVRENGYDLRICGDKYYELVQGAELPEKKATLREIEFKDKAVLSANHTYLFESCEEFDMPADLAVLITLKSTLARNGFLAPPTVIDAGYKGKVNVAITAVYSSSLKKGMATHHLIFLKLDKPTERLYNGKYQGGVLI, from the coding sequence ATGATTCTCTCTCACCAATCAATTAAAAATTTACTAGGCAAAGTTATTTTAAATTACTCTGAGGAAAATGTTAGAGAAAACGGCTATGATTTAAGAATCTGTGGAGATAAATATTACGAGCTAGTTCAAGGTGCCGAATTACCGGAAAAGAAGGCAACATTAAGAGAAATAGAATTTAAAGATAAAGCTGTATTAAGTGCAAATCACACTTATTTATTTGAATCTTGTGAAGAATTTGACATGCCAGCGGACTTAGCAGTACTAATAACCTTAAAAAGCACATTGGCAAGGAACGGTTTTTTGGCACCTCCAACAGTAATTGATGCTGGCTATAAAGGTAAAGTTAACGTGGCAATTACAGCTGTATATAGCTCCTCTCTCAAAAAAGGTATGGCAACACACCATTTAATATTCCTCAAACTTGATAAACCAACAGAAAGATTATATAATGGAAAATATCAAGGTGGTGTGCTAATTTAA
- a CDS encoding DUF973 family protein, producing the protein MRGLSNGIVHLIILTAAVLMTLIVIGFVFGLFGGLSSLVEAYQVYDAVLYSHNGHYYLNFTIRNNLPITITNVEVVGTPLVNSTNIQLQAGTHSLTVEFPQSYTLTQGSIYTVVVSLGNGNSIDVSASYE; encoded by the coding sequence ATGAGAGGATTAAGTAATGGTATAGTCCATCTTATTATCTTAACTGCTGCAGTTCTTATGACTCTTATAGTTATAGGCTTTGTTTTTGGGCTATTTGGTGGTTTATCATCGCTAGTAGAAGCCTATCAAGTATATGATGCAGTGTTATATTCCCATAACGGACATTATTATCTAAATTTCACTATTAGGAATAACTTACCGATAACTATAACTAACGTAGAAGTTGTTGGTACTCCTTTAGTTAATTCCACTAATATACAACTCCAGGCTGGTACTCATTCCTTGACTGTTGAGTTTCCGCAATCATATACTCTAACTCAAGGAAGTATATACACGGTTGTAGTTAGTCTTGGCAATGGAAACAGTATTGATGTTTCCGCTTCATACGAATGA
- a CDS encoding RNA-guided endonuclease InsQ/TnpB family protein, producing the protein MPNVGFRFRAYADDQTIRALKAQLRLACEMYNTLRWADIYFYQRDGKGLTQTELRQLALDLRKQDKEYQQLYSQVVQQIADRYYDARDRFFKGLAHFPKEKKPHKYYSLVYPQSGWKILESREIRTKSRKNKKKLVLLRLSNLGVFKVIVHRDFPLDKVKRVVVKLTRSERVYVSFIVEGVGFSQFPKTGKVVAIDVGVEKLLTTSDGFYFPNLRPYERALEKIRKLHKVLSRKEFLSKNWFKGKVKLARGYEHLKNLRQDLYMKLGKWFAQHYDVVVMEDIDVKQLVEESERKLRMRLHDVAFHELKRILEYQLEKYGKKLLLINPAYTSKMCAKCGYVKKELTLTDRVFSCPKCGWVTDRDYNACLNMLKRSGWEPSLVPVELHPLPVAKSYGQGGAMKQEAPPFRAG; encoded by the coding sequence ATGCCCAACGTAGGGTTCCGCTTTCGTGCATATGCTGACGATCAAACAATTAGGGCGTTAAAAGCCCAGTTGAGGTTAGCATGTGAGATGTACAACACCCTACGCTGGGCAGATATCTATTTCTACCAAAGGGACGGAAAGGGTCTTACACAAACGGAGTTAAGACAGCTCGCTCTAGATCTAAGAAAGCAAGATAAGGAGTACCAACAACTCTACTCACAAGTAGTACAGCAAATTGCCGATCGTTATTACGATGCTAGGGATAGGTTCTTCAAAGGTCTAGCACACTTTCCTAAGGAGAAGAAACCCCATAAGTACTACTCTCTTGTTTACCCACAAAGTGGATGGAAAATACTTGAGAGCAGGGAAATAAGGACTAAGAGTAGGAAGAATAAGAAGAAGCTGGTGTTATTGAGGTTATCAAATCTCGGCGTGTTTAAGGTCATTGTTCATAGGGACTTCCCGCTTGACAAAGTTAAGAGGGTGGTAGTTAAACTAACACGTTCAGAGAGAGTATATGTCTCCTTCATAGTTGAAGGTGTTGGATTCTCTCAATTCCCAAAGACTGGTAAGGTAGTTGCAATAGATGTTGGGGTAGAGAAACTCCTAACCACGAGTGATGGGTTCTATTTCCCTAACTTGAGACCTTATGAGAGGGCACTTGAGAAGATAAGGAAACTCCACAAGGTTCTCTCGAGGAAGGAGTTCTTGTCGAAAAATTGGTTTAAAGGAAAAGTGAAGTTAGCTAGGGGTTATGAACACTTGAAGAACTTGAGACAAGACCTCTATATGAAGTTGGGTAAGTGGTTTGCACAACATTATGACGTTGTAGTAATGGAGGATATAGATGTTAAACAACTGGTGGAGGAGTCAGAAAGGAAGTTGAGGATGAGGTTACACGATGTTGCATTCCATGAGTTGAAGAGAATACTAGAATATCAGTTGGAAAAATATGGAAAGAAACTGTTGCTAATAAATCCAGCATATACTTCAAAGATGTGTGCTAAATGCGGGTACGTAAAGAAGGAGTTAACTTTGACTGACCGTGTGTTCAGCTGTCCTAAGTGTGGTTGGGTTACTGATCGTGACTATAACGCTTGCTTAAACATGTTGAAGAGATCGGGGTGGGAGCCATCCTTAGTGCCTGTGGAGCTCCACCCTCTACCCGTAGCGAAAAGCTACGGGCAAGGTGGGGCTATGAAGCAGGAAGCTCCGCCCTTCAGGGCGGGGTAG